One Candidatus Planktophila limnetica DNA segment encodes these proteins:
- a CDS encoding ABC transporter ATP-binding protein, whose amino-acid sequence MRLEIKDLHVHYGKIEAIKGISVTVNEGEIVTLIGANGAGKTTMLKTISGLRPVSSGQIIFNGEDISKMPAHKRADLGLSQAPEGRGIFIGMSVLENLEMGKYNRKSRKAEMNEDLDKVFHLFPRLKERISQIGGTLSGGEQQMLAIGRALMARPKVLLLDEPSMGLAPLMIANIFNIITEINKTGTTILLVEQNAQQALQRAHRAYVLEVGHVVKEAKASDLLNDPAVRAAYLGTGAH is encoded by the coding sequence ATGCGTCTTGAAATTAAGGATCTACACGTTCACTACGGCAAGATCGAAGCAATTAAAGGCATTAGCGTTACCGTTAATGAAGGTGAGATTGTCACGCTCATTGGCGCAAATGGTGCGGGCAAAACAACAATGCTTAAGACAATTTCTGGGCTGCGACCAGTATCTAGTGGTCAGATTATTTTCAATGGTGAAGACATCTCAAAGATGCCTGCACACAAGCGAGCTGATCTTGGTTTATCGCAAGCACCTGAAGGTCGCGGGATCTTTATCGGTATGAGCGTTTTAGAAAATCTTGAAATGGGTAAGTACAACCGAAAAAGTCGTAAAGCAGAGATGAATGAAGATTTAGATAAAGTTTTCCATCTTTTCCCACGCCTTAAAGAGCGTATTTCTCAGATCGGGGGAACTCTCTCCGGTGGAGAGCAGCAGATGCTTGCAATCGGTCGCGCGCTTATGGCTAGACCAAAAGTCTTGTTACTCGATGAACCTTCAATGGGCCTCGCACCATTGATGATCGCAAATATCTTTAACATCATCACCGAAATCAATAAAACTGGAACGACTATTCTTCTTGTTGAGCAAAACGCACAGCAAGCTTTGCAGCGCGCTCATCGTGCTTATGTATTAGAAGTGGGCCATGTGGTGAAAGAAGCGAAGGCTTCAGATTTGCTTAACGATCCTGCTGTGCGTGCGGCTTACCTTGGAACTGGCGCACACTAA
- the rpsA gene encoding 30S ribosomal protein S1, with amino-acid sequence MTTSPVIAVNDIGSAADFLAAIEGTIRNFNDGDLVEGTVVQVDREEVLVDIGYKTEGVIPSRELSIRHDADPNEIVKVGDKIEALVLQKEDKEGRLILSKKRAQYERAWGDIEGKKERDEVVIGTVIEVVKGGLIVDIGLRGFLPASLVEMRRVRDLTPYIGKQVEARIIELDKNRNNVVLSRRAFLEQTQSESRTTFLNQLQKGQVRTGVISSIVNFGAFVDLGGVDGLVHVSELSWKHIDHPGEVVEVGDEVTVEVLEVDFERERVSLSLKATQEDPWQAFARTHTINQVVPGVVTKLVPFGAFIRVHEGIEGLVHISELAERHVEIPEQVVQVDDELFVKIIDIDLERRRISLSLKQANEGQEVEIEAFDPTQYGMSARYDADGKFIYPEGFDADTQEWKPGYESQREVWEKEYAVAQERFLAHKKQKAEAKAADAAATPVEVAAE; translated from the coding sequence TTGACTACTTCACCAGTAATTGCAGTTAATGACATTGGATCTGCGGCAGATTTCTTAGCCGCCATCGAAGGAACAATTAGAAATTTTAACGACGGAGATCTCGTCGAAGGCACAGTTGTTCAAGTAGATCGCGAAGAAGTTCTTGTTGACATTGGTTACAAGACAGAAGGCGTAATCCCTTCCCGCGAATTATCGATCCGTCACGACGCTGATCCAAATGAGATTGTAAAAGTTGGCGACAAAATTGAAGCATTAGTTCTACAAAAAGAAGATAAAGAAGGCCGCTTAATTCTTTCTAAGAAGCGCGCACAGTACGAGCGCGCATGGGGAGACATCGAAGGCAAGAAAGAGCGCGATGAAGTTGTTATCGGCACAGTTATTGAAGTTGTTAAGGGTGGTCTCATCGTTGACATCGGTCTTCGTGGCTTCCTTCCAGCATCACTTGTTGAGATGCGCCGTGTTCGCGATCTAACTCCTTATATTGGCAAGCAGGTTGAAGCACGTATTATTGAATTAGATAAGAATCGCAACAACGTAGTTCTTTCACGTCGCGCGTTCCTTGAACAGACACAATCTGAGTCTCGTACGACTTTCTTGAACCAACTCCAAAAGGGTCAAGTTCGCACAGGCGTAATTTCATCCATCGTTAACTTTGGTGCATTCGTTGACCTTGGTGGAGTAGATGGACTCGTTCACGTTTCAGAGCTTTCATGGAAGCACATCGATCACCCAGGTGAAGTTGTTGAAGTCGGCGATGAAGTAACAGTTGAAGTTCTCGAAGTTGATTTTGAGCGCGAGCGTGTCTCACTCTCTCTGAAAGCAACACAAGAAGATCCATGGCAAGCATTTGCTCGCACACACACAATTAATCAAGTTGTGCCAGGTGTTGTTACCAAGCTCGTTCCATTCGGTGCATTTATTCGTGTGCACGAAGGTATCGAAGGACTTGTTCACATATCTGAATTAGCAGAGCGCCACGTTGAAATTCCTGAGCAAGTAGTTCAAGTTGATGACGAACTATTTGTAAAGATCATTGATATTGATCTAGAACGTCGTCGTATTTCACTATCTCTCAAGCAAGCAAATGAGGGACAAGAAGTTGAAATCGAAGCATTCGATCCAACTCAATACGGAATGTCTGCTCGTTACGATGCTGACGGCAAATTCATTTATCCTGAAGGTTTCGATGCTGACACTCAAGAGTGGAAGCCGGGATATGAATCCCAGCGCGAAGTGTGGGAGAAAGAATATGCAGTTGCACAGGAGCGCTTCTTAGCTCATAAGAAGCAAAAGGCTGAAGCCAAAGCTGCTGATGCCGCTGCAACACCTGTTGAGGTAGCAGCAGAGTAA
- a CDS encoding MFS transporter, whose protein sequence is MHRYRELLRYPNAWVLILAALPARISYGMIGLAIFFKTEQETNSVAIAGLAIGINSLAGSITAGLRGSIMDKYGQRWPLRIFVPCYSAMLLALNMAHDRSILLIAAFVLGITAPPINLSVRPLWKDVVPPDFLRVAYAVDSAIMNFAFFVGPVLATTLALSSHPGSALSTASALMFIGGAALGLSSISRNWIPEKKVKGAVTLWRSKPLKLLMIEGCFIGFGWGLFDVAIPAYATLEGVPQRTAWIFGAMGVANVVGGLLAGLVSKNRSALSTMRKTYFAWFIVSIPIAFTYPGWSMALFGAALGLVGGAIQVFYWEVMEAVRPKGSQTAALGWLWSVEGSFMALGAALGGYLSEMFSPRLVLATTSVCIGIGFIVLSLGRNRLKEADRIPEADEDLEAMKLNLPTTN, encoded by the coding sequence ATGCATAGATATAGAGAGTTGCTGCGATATCCGAACGCATGGGTATTAATTTTGGCTGCCCTGCCTGCACGCATCTCATACGGCATGATCGGTCTGGCTATTTTTTTCAAGACTGAACAAGAGACAAATTCGGTTGCAATAGCTGGATTAGCAATTGGTATTAACTCATTAGCTGGATCAATCACCGCAGGTTTGCGCGGTTCGATCATGGATAAATATGGTCAACGTTGGCCCCTTCGTATCTTTGTTCCATGCTATTCAGCAATGTTGCTCGCGCTAAACATGGCCCACGACCGAAGCATCCTTTTAATTGCAGCATTTGTTCTGGGTATTACTGCTCCTCCAATTAATCTCTCCGTGAGGCCTCTTTGGAAAGATGTTGTGCCACCAGATTTTCTAAGAGTGGCATACGCCGTTGATTCAGCAATAATGAACTTCGCTTTTTTTGTTGGCCCTGTACTTGCAACAACTCTTGCTCTGTCTTCACATCCGGGTTCAGCACTTAGCACGGCATCGGCGCTGATGTTTATCGGTGGAGCGGCTCTTGGTCTTAGTTCAATATCAAGAAATTGGATACCAGAGAAAAAAGTTAAGGGCGCCGTCACCTTATGGCGTTCAAAACCATTGAAACTGCTGATGATTGAAGGCTGCTTTATTGGTTTTGGTTGGGGATTATTCGATGTTGCAATTCCCGCTTATGCAACGCTTGAAGGTGTACCGCAGAGAACTGCGTGGATATTTGGCGCAATGGGTGTTGCAAATGTTGTGGGCGGTTTACTTGCTGGACTTGTTTCCAAAAACCGTTCCGCACTTTCCACCATGCGCAAAACGTATTTCGCGTGGTTCATTGTTTCGATTCCCATTGCTTTTACATATCCAGGTTGGTCTATGGCGCTCTTCGGCGCAGCACTTGGTTTAGTAGGCGGTGCGATACAAGTTTTCTACTGGGAAGTTATGGAAGCTGTTCGACCAAAGGGTTCTCAAACAGCGGCCCTAGGTTGGCTATGGAGTGTTGAAGGAAGTTTCATGGCACTTGGCGCAGCCCTTGGCGGCTATCTATCCGAAATGTTTTCACCACGCCTTGTTCTCGCAACAACATCTGTATGCATCGGTATCGGTTTCATTGTCTTATCTCTTGGGCGAAATCGCCTCAAAGAAGCCGATCGTATTCCAGAAGCCGATGAGGATTTAGAAGCGATGAAACTTAACTTACCAACTACTAATTAG
- the polA gene encoding DNA polymerase I: MTKRLLLIDGHSMAYRAFFALPAENFTTAQGQHTNAIYGFATMLISLIKEEKPTHIAVAFDVSRKTFRSDIFPEYKANRSKTPDEFRSQMSYLHELVSAFGIQQFEVEGYEADDIIATITKRAEKQQCEVLICTGDRDSFQLVNSHTTILYPKRGVSEMARMTPQAVQDKYGMSAEQYPDFAALRGDPSDNLPSVPGVGEKTAAKWIVDFGSLKELLANVDTLGGKVGQSLRDNIDNVIRNRELTQLVHDAPFNFEVDALAWSGPDDELIIPLFENLEFRTLRDRLTPLLKKVPEKIKAAVSSDTLFETPFDSNVLTPEEASKKIAAHGGEIAIAFDLEGETLHRYCVALSAKESFIVHSSKMGEWASDQLTKKIAHDAKSVSRNYPFSNISFDTNLAAYLVNPGTRSLDFSDIIERWGDGSQIDQSSPESALHSHARLLFTVRDSLAKELKVRQLAELFSELEMPISELLAVMESRGISVDRKKLESLAIFFEKESATQTKIAHDAVGHEFNLASPKQLQVVLFDELKLPKTKKIKTGYTTDADALNWLFEKSKHPVLAAMLRVRETKKLGATVEGLLTETTKKNRIHTHFAQTVAATGRLSSVGPNLQNIPVRTEEGRRIRECFIAGEGFESLLTADYSQIEMRIMAHLSNDAALLKAFESGEDLHASVAGLVFGVKASEVDPEMRRQMKAMSYGLAYGLSAYGLAVQLDLSASAAQELMNKYFIRFGGIRDYLSDVVDQARKVGYTQTVMGRRRYLPDLTSDNRPRREVAERMALNAPIQGSAADIIKKAMLNVDSLIKENKLKSQLLLQVHDELIFDVAPGEVELLSDLVRKGMGTAFELKAPLDVSIGIGSSWNEAAH; this comes from the coding sequence ATGACCAAACGCCTTCTGCTCATCGATGGTCATTCCATGGCGTATCGAGCATTTTTTGCCCTTCCTGCTGAGAACTTCACAACCGCGCAGGGTCAACATACAAATGCAATCTATGGCTTTGCCACGATGCTGATTTCTCTGATCAAGGAGGAAAAGCCAACTCACATTGCGGTGGCATTTGACGTATCACGCAAAACATTTAGAAGCGATATTTTTCCAGAGTACAAGGCCAATCGTTCCAAAACTCCCGATGAATTTCGTTCGCAGATGAGCTACTTACATGAATTGGTTTCTGCCTTTGGAATACAACAATTTGAGGTTGAAGGCTATGAAGCAGATGACATCATTGCAACAATTACTAAAAGAGCGGAAAAGCAGCAATGCGAAGTTTTGATCTGCACGGGGGATAGAGATAGTTTTCAATTAGTTAATTCGCACACCACTATTTTGTATCCAAAGCGCGGTGTGAGTGAGATGGCACGAATGACACCGCAGGCGGTTCAAGACAAATATGGCATGAGCGCCGAGCAGTATCCAGATTTTGCCGCGCTGCGCGGGGACCCAAGTGATAATTTGCCATCGGTACCCGGTGTTGGAGAAAAAACAGCGGCAAAGTGGATTGTTGATTTCGGTTCACTTAAAGAGTTATTGGCCAACGTGGATACCTTGGGTGGCAAGGTGGGTCAATCTTTGCGAGATAACATCGATAACGTCATTCGTAATCGAGAGTTAACGCAGCTGGTACACGATGCTCCATTTAACTTTGAAGTTGACGCACTTGCCTGGAGCGGCCCAGATGACGAATTGATTATTCCGCTCTTTGAAAATTTAGAGTTTAGAACGTTGCGAGATCGCTTAACGCCGTTGCTAAAAAAGGTGCCGGAAAAAATCAAAGCAGCAGTAAGTTCGGACACTCTCTTTGAAACGCCATTTGATTCAAATGTGCTCACACCCGAAGAAGCTTCAAAGAAAATTGCAGCCCACGGTGGCGAGATTGCGATTGCATTCGATCTTGAAGGTGAAACTCTGCACAGATATTGCGTTGCACTGAGTGCCAAAGAATCCTTCATCGTGCACTCATCGAAGATGGGTGAGTGGGCGAGTGATCAATTGACTAAAAAGATTGCACATGATGCTAAGTCAGTTTCTCGTAATTACCCATTTTCAAATATTTCCTTTGATACAAATCTTGCTGCTTATCTAGTAAATCCCGGCACGCGTAGTTTGGATTTTTCAGACATTATCGAACGTTGGGGTGATGGATCACAGATTGATCAGAGCTCTCCAGAGAGTGCGCTACATAGTCATGCTCGCTTACTTTTCACCGTGCGAGACTCACTTGCAAAAGAACTAAAGGTTAGGCAATTAGCGGAGTTATTTAGCGAACTCGAAATGCCCATTTCTGAATTATTAGCCGTTATGGAATCTCGTGGAATTAGCGTGGATCGAAAGAAACTTGAATCGCTGGCAATCTTTTTCGAAAAAGAGAGCGCAACACAGACAAAGATTGCCCACGATGCTGTGGGCCACGAGTTCAATCTGGCATCGCCCAAGCAGCTACAAGTTGTCTTATTCGATGAACTCAAATTACCTAAAACAAAGAAGATCAAGACCGGATACACAACAGATGCTGATGCCCTGAACTGGCTCTTTGAAAAATCCAAGCATCCAGTTCTGGCAGCAATGCTTCGTGTGCGTGAAACAAAAAAGCTTGGCGCAACCGTTGAGGGCTTACTCACTGAAACCACAAAGAAGAACCGAATCCATACTCACTTTGCCCAAACAGTTGCAGCAACAGGGCGCTTATCTTCGGTAGGTCCAAATCTTCAAAATATTCCAGTGCGCACTGAGGAAGGACGAAGAATCAGAGAGTGCTTTATTGCTGGTGAAGGCTTTGAATCATTGCTCACCGCTGATTACAGTCAGATAGAGATGCGAATAATGGCGCACTTATCCAATGATGCAGCGCTACTCAAAGCATTTGAATCAGGTGAAGATTTACATGCCAGTGTTGCAGGGTTGGTATTTGGTGTGAAAGCCAGTGAAGTAGATCCTGAGATGCGTCGTCAAATGAAAGCAATGTCTTATGGCTTGGCTTATGGTTTAAGTGCATATGGATTAGCCGTTCAATTGGATTTATCTGCTAGTGCCGCACAGGAGTTAATGAACAAATACTTTATTCGCTTTGGAGGAATACGGGATTACTTAAGCGATGTTGTCGATCAAGCGCGCAAAGTTGGTTACACCCAAACAGTTATGGGTCGCAGACGATATTTGCCGGATCTAACTAGTGATAATCGTCCACGCAGAGAAGTTGCAGAACGGATGGCTTTAAATGCTCCCATTCAGGGTTCAGCAGCCGACATTATTAAGAAAGCAATGCTCAATGTTGATAGCCTGATCAAAGAGAATAAATTGAAATCGCAATTGCTCTTGCAGGTTCATGATGAACTTATTTTCGATGTAGCACCTGGTGAAGTAGAGCTTCTCTCAGATTTGGTAAGAAAAGGCATGGGAACTGCATTTGAATTAAAGGCACCGCTAGATGTCAGTATTGGTATTGGTTCTAGTTGGAATGAAGCAGCGCACTAA
- the coaE gene encoding dephospho-CoA kinase: MAFVIGLTGGIGSGKSLAAQYFSQLGAIVIDADQLARAAIERGSQGFDEVLLRFGDSILKNGDIDRTALGQVIFEDAQAKKDLEAIIHPRIRVEFEEAVASLTPGQILVYEIPLLVETGAADRFDFVITVESQADLRKQRLRDRGMFHSDIEKRMASQASEQERRAIADCVITNDAGEDELLRQVENVWESTILPRAQI; the protein is encoded by the coding sequence GTGGCCTTCGTAATAGGACTCACTGGCGGTATTGGCTCGGGTAAATCACTCGCAGCCCAATATTTCTCGCAACTCGGCGCAATTGTTATCGATGCTGATCAATTAGCGCGCGCAGCTATTGAACGAGGTTCGCAAGGTTTTGATGAAGTTTTACTTCGATTCGGTGACTCTATATTAAAAAATGGAGACATCGATCGCACCGCTCTTGGTCAGGTGATTTTTGAAGATGCGCAAGCTAAGAAAGATCTTGAAGCAATCATCCATCCTCGAATTCGCGTCGAATTTGAAGAGGCCGTTGCTAGCCTAACTCCGGGTCAGATTCTGGTCTATGAAATTCCGCTCTTGGTTGAAACTGGCGCTGCCGATCGTTTTGATTTCGTCATCACAGTTGAATCTCAAGCAGATTTGCGAAAACAACGGTTACGCGATCGCGGCATGTTTCACTCAGATATTGAAAAGAGAATGGCGTCACAAGCTTCAGAGCAAGAGCGTCGAGCCATTGCAGATTGTGTAATTACTAACGATGCAGGCGAAGATGAACTATTGCGCCAGGTTGAGAACGTCTGGGAGTCAACAATTTTGCCTCGCGCGCAAATATAG
- a CDS encoding ABC transporter ATP-binding protein produces the protein MSEILLELKNVTMKFGGVTALNEVNLHVNKGEIAALIGPNGAGKTTVFNVVTGVYKPTSGEVNFVNQSVVGKKRYQVTKMGIARTFQNIRLFGESTALENVVTGADVHSKSGVVGAIFGTPRSRREEKAALERGMELLAFMGLKHRAGQLGKNLPYGDQRRLEIARALATNPQLLLLDEPAAGFNPAEKVALAATIRKIRDAGFTVLLIEHDMSLIMDISDRVAVLDFGQKIADDVPKVVQNDPRVIEAYLGAPADAS, from the coding sequence ATGTCAGAAATTTTGCTTGAACTCAAAAATGTCACCATGAAATTTGGTGGAGTTACAGCCTTAAATGAAGTTAATCTTCATGTGAACAAGGGTGAAATTGCTGCCCTCATTGGTCCAAATGGCGCTGGTAAGACCACGGTCTTTAACGTTGTTACTGGTGTCTACAAACCAACTTCTGGCGAAGTAAATTTTGTGAACCAATCTGTTGTGGGCAAGAAGCGTTATCAAGTAACCAAGATGGGCATCGCTCGCACATTTCAAAACATTCGCTTATTTGGCGAGAGCACTGCACTGGAAAATGTTGTTACAGGAGCAGATGTTCACTCTAAGTCAGGTGTTGTTGGAGCAATATTTGGAACTCCTCGATCACGCCGCGAAGAAAAGGCTGCACTAGAACGTGGAATGGAATTACTCGCATTCATGGGGCTTAAGCACCGTGCAGGCCAGCTAGGAAAGAACTTGCCTTATGGTGATCAAAGACGTCTTGAAATTGCTCGTGCATTAGCTACAAATCCTCAGTTACTTTTACTCGATGAACCTGCAGCAGGATTTAATCCAGCAGAAAAAGTTGCTCTAGCTGCAACAATTAGAAAGATCAGAGACGCTGGTTTCACAGTTCTTCTCATTGAGCACGATATGTCACTGATTATGGATATCTCAGATCGCGTAGCGGTTCTCGATTTTGGTCAAAAGATTGCTGATGATGTTCCTAAGGTTGTTCAAAACGATCCACGTGTAATCGAAGCGTATTTGGGAGCACCTGCTGATGCGTCTTGA
- a CDS encoding PaaI family thioesterase produces the protein MEQADFLAMIRERGSGALDKKMGIEIIEASPQRLVGTMPVEGNTQPIGLLHGGANVVLAESLGSVGTQLHAGPTRRIVGVDINATHHKSATKGIVTAVATAVSLGKTMCCYDIVITNDEGQRTCTARITCLILAER, from the coding sequence ATGGAACAAGCAGACTTTCTAGCGATGATTCGCGAACGCGGTAGCGGTGCTTTAGATAAAAAAATGGGAATTGAAATTATCGAGGCATCCCCACAACGCCTTGTCGGAACTATGCCTGTTGAAGGTAACACTCAGCCAATTGGGTTATTACATGGTGGCGCCAATGTTGTTTTGGCTGAAAGCCTTGGTTCAGTCGGTACTCAATTACACGCAGGCCCTACACGTCGCATTGTCGGTGTTGATATCAACGCAACACATCATAAATCTGCGACAAAGGGAATAGTCACAGCTGTTGCAACTGCTGTTTCTTTAGGTAAAACGATGTGCTGCTATGACATTGTTATTACTAATGATGAAGGACAACGAACCTGTACAGCGCGTATTACTTGCTTGATTCTTGCTGAAAGATAA
- the uvrB gene encoding excinuclease ABC subunit UvrB, whose amino-acid sequence MRPITDLQRRVEPFQVISDYIPAGDQPAAIEEIVKRINSGVQDVVLLGATGTGKSATTAWMIEKLQRPTLVLAPNKTLAAQLANEFRELLPNNAVEYFVSYYDYYQPEAYVPQTDTFIEKDSSVNDEVERLRHSATNSLLTRRDVIVVATVSCIYGLGTPQEYVDRMIKLRVGDEIERNVLLRRFVDVQYKRNDMAFERGTFRVRGDTIEIIPMYEELALRIEMFGDEIERITTLNPLTGEIVREEEEMYVFPATHYAAGPETMKRAMGEITDELQIQLNLFEKQGKLLEAQRLRMRTTFDLEMMEQLGFCSGIENYSRHLDGRNPGSAPNCLLDYFPEDFLVVIDESHVTVPQIGAMFEGDASRKRTLVEHGFRLPSALDNRPLKWPEFLDRVGQKVYLSATPGPYELGKVENDVVEQVIRPTGLVDPQIIVKPIKGQIDDLLAEIKIRTEKNERVLVTTLTKKMSEDLTEYLQEKGIRVEYLHSEVDTLRRVELLRELRSGQFDVLIGINLLREGLDLPEVSLVAILDADKEGFLRSATSLIQTIGRAARNVSGEVHMYADNITKSMAKAIDETNRRRAKQVAYNLERGVDPQPLRKKIADITDLINRESDDTDELLASGRKSRSAGAPPIGLRSKNAGSLPRQELVALIESLTDQMRSAAAELSFELAARLRDEIRDLKKELRAMQEAGH is encoded by the coding sequence ATGCGCCCGATTACTGACCTACAAAGACGGGTTGAACCTTTCCAAGTAATCAGTGATTACATACCAGCAGGTGATCAACCGGCTGCCATTGAAGAAATCGTCAAGCGCATTAACTCTGGCGTCCAGGACGTTGTTTTACTCGGTGCAACCGGAACTGGAAAGTCTGCAACAACAGCGTGGATGATCGAAAAGCTACAACGTCCAACACTTGTACTGGCCCCTAACAAAACTTTAGCAGCGCAGCTGGCAAATGAATTTAGAGAACTTTTGCCTAACAACGCTGTTGAGTATTTCGTTTCTTATTATGATTATTACCAACCAGAAGCCTATGTTCCGCAAACAGATACTTTCATTGAAAAAGATTCAAGTGTGAATGACGAAGTTGAGCGCTTGCGACACTCTGCCACGAATTCACTTCTGACAAGACGAGATGTGATCGTGGTGGCAACCGTTTCCTGTATCTACGGACTCGGAACACCCCAAGAGTATGTGGATCGCATGATCAAACTGCGGGTTGGAGATGAAATCGAGCGAAATGTACTCCTTCGTCGATTCGTAGATGTTCAATACAAGCGCAATGACATGGCATTTGAACGCGGAACATTTCGAGTTCGCGGAGACACGATTGAAATCATTCCTATGTATGAAGAACTGGCTCTTCGCATCGAAATGTTTGGCGATGAGATCGAACGCATCACAACCTTGAACCCGCTTACAGGTGAAATTGTTCGAGAAGAAGAAGAGATGTATGTCTTTCCTGCGACTCACTATGCCGCCGGCCCAGAAACAATGAAGCGGGCGATGGGGGAGATCACAGATGAATTGCAGATCCAGTTAAATCTCTTTGAAAAGCAAGGCAAACTTTTAGAAGCTCAAAGACTTCGCATGCGCACAACTTTTGATTTAGAGATGATGGAGCAATTGGGTTTCTGCTCTGGAATCGAAAACTATTCTCGCCACTTAGATGGTCGCAATCCAGGTTCGGCGCCTAATTGTTTACTAGATTATTTTCCAGAGGATTTTTTGGTAGTTATAGATGAAAGCCACGTAACGGTCCCACAAATCGGTGCCATGTTTGAAGGTGATGCATCGCGAAAGCGCACACTGGTTGAACATGGTTTCCGTCTTCCTAGCGCCTTAGATAATCGACCTCTTAAATGGCCAGAATTTCTCGATCGTGTTGGGCAGAAGGTTTATTTGTCGGCGACTCCTGGACCATATGAATTAGGCAAAGTTGAAAACGATGTTGTGGAACAAGTTATTCGTCCGACCGGTTTAGTTGATCCTCAAATCATTGTTAAGCCCATAAAGGGGCAGATTGATGACTTGCTAGCCGAAATCAAGATTCGAACCGAGAAGAATGAACGCGTTCTAGTGACAACTTTGACTAAGAAGATGTCTGAAGATCTCACTGAGTACCTGCAAGAAAAAGGAATCAGAGTTGAGTACTTGCACTCAGAAGTTGATACTTTGCGCAGAGTTGAATTGTTGCGTGAACTACGTAGCGGACAATTTGATGTGTTAATCGGAATTAACCTATTGCGAGAAGGCTTGGATTTGCCTGAAGTTTCCTTGGTTGCAATTCTCGATGCTGATAAAGAAGGATTTTTGCGATCTGCAACTTCACTGATTCAAACTATTGGTCGTGCGGCCCGAAATGTCTCAGGTGAAGTTCACATGTATGCAGATAACATCACCAAGTCCATGGCAAAAGCAATCGATGAAACCAATCGACGCCGAGCAAAACAAGTTGCCTATAACCTCGAACGTGGTGTTGACCCGCAGCCATTACGTAAGAAAATTGCGGACATTACTGATCTGATTAATCGAGAAAGTGATGACACCGATGAACTACTTGCTTCGGGTCGCAAATCTAGGTCAGCAGGTGCACCGCCAATTGGTTTGCGCAGCAAGAACGCGGGATCTTTGCCGCGCCAAGAGTTAGTCGCATTGATAGAGTCGCTCACTGATCAGATGAGAAGCGCTGCGGCAGAACTATCCTTTGAGTTGGCGGCCCGATTGCGCGATGAAATCAGAGATCTTAAAAAAGAACTTAGAGCCATGCAGGAAGCGGGGCATTAA